Proteins co-encoded in one Candidatus Poribacteria bacterium genomic window:
- a CDS encoding PQQ-binding-like beta-propeller repeat protein, whose product MKKKVLRCTIMFLLVAFILTANGFADNWQQWRGMHNDGISKETEAPIQWSQTENIKWRLPLPGEAASTPIVWEDKIFLTSAEGDTLVLMCITTDGKELWKRTLGHGNRDVRSGEANSAAPSPVTDGEHVWAFLGTGDLACYDFEGNQVWHTNLADRYGEFNLYFVMSTTPLLDKDRLYFQLIHSNAWVVLALDKMTGKEVWKHDRDSDATAECEQAYTSPILYRDTEREYLVVHGADYVTAHSLEDGSEIWRCGGLNPVFSYNHSLRFVASPVATEGLIVVPSAKNGPVLGINPAATKGDITESEWQIWKRQQGTPDVPSPLIHDGLVYLCRENGDLICLDAASGEQLYRERTHRHRHRASPVYANGFIYLTSRDGVVTVVKAGREFEIIASNAMDEVIAASPAIANGTLYLRSYQALYAIGGE is encoded by the coding sequence ATGAAAAAGAAGGTTTTGAGATGCACGATAATGTTCTTACTTGTGGCGTTTATCCTAACCGCTAACGGTTTCGCCGACAATTGGCAACAGTGGCGCGGGATGCACAACGACGGGATCAGCAAAGAAACCGAGGCACCCATCCAGTGGAGTCAAACCGAAAATATTAAGTGGCGTTTACCACTCCCCGGTGAAGCCGCCTCTACCCCCATTGTTTGGGAAGACAAGATTTTCCTCACCTCGGCTGAAGGCGACACCCTTGTTTTGATGTGTATTACCACCGATGGTAAAGAACTCTGGAAACGTACTCTCGGACATGGCAACCGAGATGTCCGTAGTGGCGAAGCCAATTCTGCCGCACCCTCTCCTGTAACCGATGGCGAACACGTCTGGGCGTTCCTCGGAACCGGTGACCTCGCCTGCTACGATTTTGAGGGGAATCAGGTTTGGCACACCAATCTCGCCGACCGTTACGGTGAATTCAACCTCTACTTCGTCATGTCCACTACCCCGCTCCTTGACAAAGACCGACTCTACTTCCAACTCATCCACAGCAATGCATGGGTCGTCCTCGCGCTTGACAAAATGACCGGTAAAGAGGTCTGGAAACATGATAGGGATAGTGACGCAACCGCTGAATGCGAACAGGCTTATACTTCTCCTATTCTCTATCGCGATACAGAACGTGAATACCTTGTTGTCCACGGTGCTGATTATGTCACCGCACACAGTTTGGAAGACGGCAGCGAAATCTGGCGATGTGGCGGTTTGAATCCAGTATTCAGTTATAACCACTCCCTCCGGTTCGTCGCTTCTCCTGTTGCAACAGAAGGACTCATTGTCGTTCCTTCCGCGAAAAACGGCCCCGTTTTGGGCATCAATCCAGCTGCCACAAAAGGCGATATAACTGAAAGTGAGTGGCAGATTTGGAAACGTCAGCAAGGCACACCCGATGTTCCTTCTCCGCTCATTCATGATGGCTTAGTCTACCTCTGCCGAGAAAACGGTGACCTGATCTGCCTTGATGCCGCAAGTGGCGAACAACTCTATCGAGAACGGACGCATCGACACCGACATCGCGCCTCGCCTGTCTATGCCAATGGGTTTATCTATTTGACCTCTCGTGACGGGGTTGTCACCGTGGTGAAAGCAGGACGTGAATTTGAAATCATCGCCAGCAATGCCATGGACGAAGTTATCGCTGCATCTCCTGCAATCGCAAACGGTACGCTCTATCTCCGCAGTTATCAAGCACTTTATGCCATTGGTGGAGAATAA
- a CDS encoding P-loop NTPase, which produces MKTYTDLPSDAGSNIIGQVTAQANRLQQRLTSVKHTVAVMSGKGGVGKSSLTANLAAALTLKGNTVGVVDADINGPTLAKMMGVRNATLEYTPTGVKPAITALGTKLISMDLLLAEDDAPVLWNAHSQKDAFTWRATMEVGALREFIADTEWGNLDYLLLDLPPGTDRLPNVAELIPNLGGIVVVTIPSEVSQLIVKKSVTMARDILKVPIIGVVENMAFYVCQHCGEKEPLFSADETPDKAFQQTVLGSIPFDPRLAHANDNGTPYIDKCPDTVASKALIQVAKKIQNFFSM; this is translated from the coding sequence ATGAAAACATACACCGATTTGCCAAGCGATGCCGGTTCCAACATTATCGGACAAGTCACGGCGCAAGCAAACCGACTCCAACAGCGATTGACTTCCGTAAAACATACCGTAGCCGTTATGAGCGGAAAAGGGGGTGTTGGAAAGAGCTCTCTCACCGCGAATCTTGCCGCCGCACTCACGCTAAAGGGCAACACTGTCGGAGTCGTTGACGCTGATATTAATGGACCAACGCTTGCAAAGATGATGGGTGTCCGCAACGCTACACTGGAATACACACCTACAGGGGTCAAACCTGCGATTACCGCACTCGGTACCAAACTGATCTCTATGGATCTACTTTTGGCTGAAGACGATGCACCCGTGCTTTGGAATGCACATTCTCAGAAGGACGCGTTCACATGGCGTGCTACGATGGAAGTAGGCGCGCTCCGAGAGTTCATCGCTGATACCGAGTGGGGGAACTTGGATTACCTCCTGTTGGATCTGCCGCCCGGGACCGATCGACTGCCAAACGTAGCAGAACTTATCCCAAATCTCGGTGGTATCGTCGTTGTGACAATCCCCTCTGAAGTCTCGCAATTGATCGTCAAAAAATCGGTGACCATGGCGAGAGATATTCTCAAAGTCCCGATTATCGGTGTTGTCGAAAATATGGCTTTCTATGTATGTCAGCACTGCGGTGAGAAAGAGCCTCTCTTTTCCGCAGACGAAACGCCTGATAAAGCATTCCAGCAGACCGTTCTCGGCAGCATCCCGTTTGATCCACGACTCGCGCATGCCAACGACAACGGAACCCCTTATATTGACAAATGCCCAGATACCGTCGCAAGTAAAGCACTCATACAAGTGGCTAAAAAAATCCAAAACTTTTTTAGTATGTAG
- a CDS encoding PCP reductase family protein: protein MKFLCTDCDTAMKFKDVTRPEQGSVTALFECPDCFTEIAMYLNPSETQMLKSLDLKLGGTNEAAQPMQLVRSQLETAKGESMPNMFASETDSGETTEGGKCPFTGVISDAFQEAATPTEPTGPTWTAEALERLERIPAFVRPMAKMGIESFAKDNGHDEITGEVMDAARGNFPAQF, encoded by the coding sequence ATGAAATTTTTATGTACAGACTGCGACACGGCAATGAAATTTAAAGATGTAACCCGACCTGAACAAGGCTCCGTAACAGCACTTTTTGAATGCCCTGACTGCTTTACAGAGATCGCCATGTACCTCAATCCGTCGGAGACCCAGATGCTGAAATCCTTGGACCTTAAACTCGGTGGCACTAACGAAGCAGCACAACCGATGCAGCTGGTACGCTCACAATTAGAGACGGCAAAGGGTGAATCAATGCCTAATATGTTTGCGTCAGAAACCGATTCAGGTGAGACTACTGAAGGCGGCAAATGTCCCTTTACTGGCGTTATCTCGGATGCATTTCAGGAGGCCGCAACGCCTACCGAACCGACCGGTCCCACTTGGACAGCGGAGGCACTCGAACGCTTAGAGCGGATCCCCGCTTTTGTCCGGCCCATGGCGAAGATGGGGATTGAAAGTTTCGCTAAAGACAACGGTCACGATGAAATTACAGGCGAAGTCATGGATGCCGCCCGCGGCAACTTCCCCGCACAGTTCTGA
- a CDS encoding M12 family metallo-peptidase codes for MKFRILSTNKRRQRDVRNFGILLLVIGIASRDPGITPLSAFGAIMLLWSAMSWGLRIGIAKGKLQDTVWIHLIALITLILVDHQVNGILQITKSTITNFSKQVLYAELSAPPEIPKPILELDHGHGIYALAFSPTDPDIIATTGDNTIKLWNQNTPETPETLHSKKHRDDIETLAFSPNGKYLAAGSPNAITLWDTQQRQLLQTFEDSANTLTFSPDNRYLATAKWNLNLFDITDTDNCRKITLFEHRKHDVQIESLAFSPNGAYLLAGDNHGYIKIWDIEKQGLAIRPLKAGKATVRDIKFLNDTTQSRFVTAGTDGSIKFWRATDYQVERSISTGTILNLACSPDGKTLLTAAWNKVNLWDVQTGNAVFSFKQKPRSVGFGPDAFTFATGDLDGTLRIWDIPLLNTHQQLAHQNAVRIIYFLPDGLSPQLNIHRKIEKIMQKVQRFYAQQMEDNGFSKTTFNIETNPNGKIKIHLVQGKFTADYYLEDTVKKIDEEITQYFDISENVFLVVLESAIDGIAGDTLALAGLESTYIDGERWHAHAGTAYIPTVDNAFDWQTVAHELGHAFGLGHDFRRSSYIMSYGNAVRSTLSSAAAHWLQRHRVFQPNQPNFNSPTTIDRENTAPTFQVEIVDPDGIHQVQWFVPPTGNRPPSGYVISQNRKNNLRSWKKYTGYIFKHYRKLNGEDRTIIELKHPHQKVQVRVIDSHGNITRRTFTITASD; via the coding sequence ATGAAATTCCGGATATTATCAACTAACAAACGTCGGCAACGAGATGTTAGGAATTTTGGGATACTCCTACTGGTTATAGGTATTGCTTCACGAGATCCGGGCATAACGCCTTTGAGTGCCTTCGGGGCTATAATGTTGCTGTGGAGTGCTATGTCATGGGGACTACGGATCGGCATAGCAAAAGGGAAACTACAAGATACCGTTTGGATACATCTCATTGCCCTTATAACCCTAATTTTAGTAGACCATCAAGTAAATGGTATCCTTCAGATCACAAAATCCACCATAACTAACTTTTCAAAACAGGTACTATACGCTGAGTTGTCTGCACCCCCGGAAATACCGAAACCAATCCTGGAATTAGACCATGGACATGGTATCTATGCATTAGCATTTTCACCCACCGACCCAGATATCATCGCAACCACCGGAGACAATACCATAAAACTCTGGAACCAAAACACACCAGAAACACCAGAAACACTTCACAGTAAAAAACACAGAGATGACATTGAGACCCTCGCTTTTTCACCCAATGGGAAGTACCTTGCCGCGGGAAGCCCTAACGCCATAACATTATGGGATACCCAACAGAGGCAGCTCCTGCAAACCTTTGAAGACAGTGCCAACACACTCACATTTTCACCGGATAACCGCTATCTCGCGACAGCAAAATGGAATCTTAATCTATTCGACATCACTGACACGGATAATTGCAGGAAAATAACACTCTTTGAACATCGCAAACACGATGTACAGATAGAGTCCCTCGCTTTTTCACCAAACGGAGCATATCTGCTCGCCGGTGATAATCACGGTTACATCAAAATTTGGGACATAGAAAAGCAAGGTTTAGCGATTCGACCTTTAAAAGCAGGAAAAGCGACGGTTCGGGACATTAAGTTCTTAAACGATACAACGCAGTCCCGCTTCGTAACCGCAGGGACTGACGGAAGCATCAAATTTTGGCGCGCCACCGACTATCAAGTTGAGCGCAGCATTTCAACAGGTACCATCCTAAACCTTGCCTGTTCACCCGACGGAAAAACGCTGCTTACCGCCGCATGGAATAAAGTTAATCTCTGGGATGTCCAGACCGGTAACGCTGTCTTCTCATTTAAACAAAAACCGAGATCTGTCGGTTTCGGACCAGACGCATTTACCTTTGCTACCGGAGACCTCGACGGAACACTCCGAATTTGGGATATTCCACTACTCAATACCCACCAACAATTAGCTCATCAAAATGCAGTCAGGATCATTTACTTCTTACCCGACGGGCTCTCACCACAACTCAATATACACAGAAAAATAGAGAAGATAATGCAAAAGGTACAACGGTTTTATGCACAACAGATGGAAGACAACGGTTTCTCCAAAACCACTTTTAATATCGAAACTAACCCTAATGGGAAAATAAAAATCCATCTGGTCCAAGGGAAGTTTACAGCCGATTACTATCTTGAAGATACAGTCAAAAAAATTGACGAAGAAATCACGCAATACTTTGATATATCAGAAAATGTGTTCCTCGTCGTTTTGGAGAGTGCTATAGACGGTATCGCTGGAGATACTTTAGCCCTCGCGGGATTAGAAAGCACCTATATCGATGGAGAACGATGGCATGCACACGCAGGAACAGCGTATATCCCAACCGTTGACAACGCTTTTGACTGGCAAACCGTTGCACATGAACTCGGACACGCCTTCGGCCTCGGACACGACTTTCGCCGCTCCAGTTATATCATGTCCTATGGAAACGCTGTCAGATCAACGCTCTCATCTGCCGCAGCACATTGGCTACAGCGACATCGCGTTTTTCAACCGAATCAACCCAATTTCAATAGCCCTACCACCATTGATAGGGAAAACACTGCCCCCACTTTCCAAGTCGAAATTGTTGACCCCGATGGAATCCACCAAGTACAATGGTTCGTTCCACCCACTGGCAATCGCCCACCCTCCGGTTATGTCATTAGCCAAAACCGAAAAAACAACTTACGCAGCTGGAAAAAGTATACAGGCTACATTTTCAAGCACTATAGGAAGTTAAACGGCGAGGACCGAACAATCATCGAATTAAAACATCCGCATCAGAAAGTCCAAGTTCGTGTTATTGACAGCCATGGAAATATCACTCGGAGAACTTTCACGATAACGGCATCTGACTAA
- a CDS encoding SDR family oxidoreductase, with the protein MERLNGKVAIVTGAGKKGEVDGTGYATSMLFAREGAKVLLADISLENANATLAEIEAEGGEASVFIGDLSTEEACAGMVEAAVERFGKVNVLFNNVGLGGSGMVTEVDEEKWDRVMDVNLKSMIMACKHAVPRMAEAGGGSIINVSSIDALRAGSSRNLPYAAAKGGMISATTVMAVHHGRDNIRVNCIAPGHLYASFPAPYLSEAERERRRLIGPLGTEGTAWDVAWATVFLASDESKWISGVVIPIDAGLLAATPLAVVHQLDE; encoded by the coding sequence ATGGAGCGATTGAACGGAAAGGTTGCGATTGTCACGGGTGCCGGTAAAAAAGGTGAAGTTGACGGGACCGGCTATGCGACATCAATGCTCTTTGCGAGAGAAGGTGCGAAAGTACTGTTGGCGGACATCTCACTTGAGAACGCTAATGCCACGCTTGCCGAAATTGAGGCAGAAGGTGGTGAAGCCTCGGTGTTCATCGGAGATTTGTCTACAGAGGAAGCCTGTGCTGGAATGGTAGAGGCTGCTGTTGAACGCTTTGGCAAAGTGAACGTCCTTTTTAACAACGTTGGACTTGGCGGTTCTGGGATGGTCACGGAAGTAGACGAAGAGAAGTGGGATAGAGTGATGGATGTCAACCTTAAGAGCATGATCATGGCGTGTAAGCATGCGGTGCCTCGAATGGCGGAAGCAGGCGGTGGCTCGATTATTAATGTCTCTTCGATTGACGCGCTGCGTGCAGGCTCATCTCGGAATCTACCCTATGCAGCCGCGAAGGGTGGGATGATTTCCGCAACAACAGTGATGGCAGTTCATCACGGACGCGATAACATTCGAGTGAACTGTATCGCGCCTGGACATCTCTATGCCTCCTTTCCTGCACCGTATCTGAGTGAAGCGGAACGGGAGCGCCGCCGTCTCATTGGACCGCTTGGCACAGAGGGAACCGCATGGGACGTGGCGTGGGCAACCGTTTTTCTCGCCAGCGACGAATCGAAATGGATCTCCGGTGTCGTCATTCCGATTGATGCAGGTCTACTTGCGGCGACACCACTTGCTGTCGTGCATCAACTCGACGAATAA
- a CDS encoding Gfo/Idh/MocA family oxidoreductase yields the protein MAERIKMGLVGCGGMSGAHMGGYRQLWSKGLRDFEIVAACDIAEERAAERANQAHEFQGGTKPAVYTELDEMLAKHPDLACVDICALHSAHHTLAVPALEAGKHVIIEKPFGITMRACQLMMEAADRNDKIISVAENYRLARIQRTRSWAIAQGRIGEPRMFFWIEVGEGLGKWGWRNFKMDAGGGWALDGGVHFTDLMRYILGLEAEEVYAINKAYEPFRYDNPGEREGGYAVDVEDAMIATIKFEQGVTAQWTWVGSAPGHGFGQHTVYGSEGALDWGRGLVPRGGEPISNEDLMKEFMDSLSDSEREYYFPGGVEDTVAIELKYFADAIRNGGKPEVDAVEGMRSEAICMAVYESGWFGRPVTIAEIENCELEGYQKEINDKLGIGV from the coding sequence ATGGCAGAACGAATTAAGATGGGATTGGTAGGATGCGGCGGTATGTCGGGTGCACACATGGGCGGTTATCGTCAACTCTGGTCGAAAGGACTTAGAGATTTTGAGATTGTGGCAGCGTGCGATATCGCCGAAGAACGCGCAGCGGAACGCGCGAATCAGGCACACGAATTTCAAGGCGGTACAAAACCTGCTGTCTATACAGAACTTGATGAGATGCTGGCGAAACATCCTGATTTGGCGTGTGTTGACATCTGTGCGCTTCACAGTGCACACCATACGCTCGCCGTGCCTGCACTTGAGGCGGGGAAACACGTTATTATTGAAAAGCCGTTTGGTATCACGATGCGGGCATGCCAATTGATGATGGAAGCGGCGGATCGGAACGATAAGATCATCTCTGTGGCTGAAAACTATCGTCTGGCGCGCATTCAACGCACGCGGAGCTGGGCAATCGCACAAGGGCGTATCGGCGAACCGCGTATGTTCTTCTGGATCGAAGTCGGTGAAGGGTTAGGCAAATGGGGTTGGCGCAACTTTAAGATGGACGCTGGCGGCGGTTGGGCATTAGATGGCGGTGTGCACTTCACCGATCTAATGCGCTATATTCTCGGGCTGGAAGCCGAGGAAGTGTACGCAATTAATAAGGCTTATGAACCGTTCCGCTACGATAATCCAGGTGAGCGTGAAGGTGGTTACGCTGTTGATGTTGAAGATGCGATGATTGCGACTATCAAGTTTGAACAAGGCGTTACCGCGCAATGGACGTGGGTCGGTTCAGCACCGGGACACGGTTTCGGTCAACATACCGTTTACGGTAGCGAGGGTGCGCTTGACTGGGGTAGAGGCTTGGTGCCGCGCGGCGGTGAACCGATTTCTAACGAAGACTTAATGAAAGAATTCATGGATAGCCTCAGCGATTCAGAGCGGGAATACTACTTCCCAGGTGGCGTTGAAGATACAGTCGCAATTGAACTGAAATACTTCGCCGATGCGATTCGGAACGGTGGTAAACCTGAAGTGGATGCTGTTGAAGGGATGCGCTCTGAAGCCATCTGTATGGCGGTTTATGAATCCGGTTGGTTCGGTCGCCCTGTGACAATTGCCGAGATCGAAAACTGTGAACTCGAAGGCTATCAGAAAGAGATTAACGATAAACTCGGGATTGGTGTGTAG
- a CDS encoding LamG domain-containing protein encodes MHIRGFLIILLAVSLLFGGGFADAAVDKNTVAVWLFEEGAGKTVKDASGNGHDGKFAGSPKWVKAKFGTGLELPGDAGGYVVVDSTKKLELETLSIEAWVKVKESTGKWQGMVCKQQAGCNNRNYGIWVHVDQSVLHAQIGANGGCAFNINGTSDITDNKWHHLAFTYDGKMGRVYVDGELETEAPNAESFQSNDPITIGVPNLDNANGLKGIIDEIRISNVARTEDEIQEAMEVGLAQILNVEPGGKLATRWGYLKVVQ; translated from the coding sequence ATGCACATCAGAGGGTTCTTGATTATTCTGCTCGCAGTTTCACTCCTGTTCGGCGGTGGATTTGCCGATGCAGCAGTTGATAAAAATACAGTCGCGGTCTGGCTCTTTGAGGAAGGTGCCGGAAAGACTGTGAAAGACGCGTCCGGTAATGGACACGACGGAAAATTCGCTGGGAGTCCCAAGTGGGTAAAAGCGAAGTTCGGGACAGGATTAGAGCTCCCCGGCGATGCTGGCGGCTACGTTGTCGTCGATTCTACTAAAAAACTGGAATTGGAAACACTCAGTATTGAAGCATGGGTTAAAGTGAAAGAGAGCACCGGTAAATGGCAGGGTATGGTCTGCAAACAGCAGGCAGGATGTAACAATCGAAACTATGGCATCTGGGTGCATGTAGATCAGAGCGTTCTACATGCGCAGATTGGGGCAAACGGTGGGTGCGCGTTCAATATAAATGGCACAAGCGATATTACCGACAACAAGTGGCACCATCTCGCCTTTACCTATGATGGCAAGATGGGACGCGTTTACGTTGATGGTGAATTGGAGACCGAGGCTCCCAACGCTGAGTCGTTTCAGAGCAACGACCCAATTACGATCGGCGTGCCGAACCTTGATAACGCAAACGGATTAAAAGGTATCATTGATGAGATACGCATCTCTAACGTTGCACGCACCGAAGATGAAATTCAAGAGGCGATGGAGGTCGGCTTGGCACAAATCCTCAACGTTGAACCCGGCGGCAAACTCGCAACGCGCTGGGGGTACCTTAAGGTCGTACAATAA
- a CDS encoding serine hydrolase yields the protein MKILMCASLLLFFGTTLASGQELPMAVPEAVGVSTERLERIRPVMQGYIDDGRIAGLLTAVARRGKIVHFETVGMRDIENNKPIEADTIFRIHSMSKPITSVAVMMLYEEGHFQLNTPVSEFIPEFKNMKVYNADQTEILDAKKEVTIKHLLTHTAGLTYGRGSEPVDNRYRGANLFQPGTTLADSMKKLSEIPLVHEPGKRWTYGLSTDVLGYLVEVVSGMPFEEFLQTRLFKPIGMVDTAFSVPLEKLDRFAALYQLHKEGWMKGDKEKEKKTDGAKEKGIEGDKDRKMRLERIEKDPPLKNGEVRFFPGGGGKLLSTAPDYMRFCQMLLNGGELEGVRILKQETVELMCSPHHDTWFGLGFAIVTDKKESTDDKEPKGTPESTGSYSWGGAAGTTFWIDPEKELIGLLMTQISDVSSSHDQFKKLTYQALTE from the coding sequence TTGAAGATATTAATGTGTGCGTCATTACTACTGTTTTTCGGCACGACACTTGCATCCGGACAAGAACTTCCCATGGCTGTGCCGGAGGCGGTCGGTGTCTCCACCGAACGTCTTGAACGTATCCGTCCTGTGATGCAAGGCTATATTGATGACGGACGTATAGCAGGGCTCCTGACCGCCGTGGCACGACGCGGAAAAATCGTTCATTTTGAAACCGTCGGCATGCGAGATATTGAAAACAACAAACCCATTGAAGCGGACACAATATTTCGTATCCACTCCATGTCAAAACCGATTACCAGTGTCGCAGTCATGATGCTCTATGAAGAGGGACATTTTCAACTCAATACACCCGTGTCCGAGTTCATCCCTGAATTTAAAAACATGAAGGTCTACAACGCGGACCAGACGGAAATCTTGGATGCGAAGAAAGAGGTAACGATCAAACACCTTCTCACGCATACCGCAGGGTTAACCTATGGCAGGGGCAGCGAACCGGTTGATAACCGCTATAGGGGAGCGAACCTTTTTCAGCCCGGTACAACACTCGCAGATTCGATGAAGAAACTCAGCGAGATTCCCCTCGTTCACGAACCGGGTAAAAGGTGGACCTATGGGTTATCTACCGATGTCCTCGGCTACCTCGTTGAGGTGGTTTCCGGTATGCCGTTTGAAGAATTTCTCCAAACCCGTCTCTTTAAACCGATCGGGATGGTTGATACCGCATTTTCAGTGCCTTTAGAGAAGTTGGACAGGTTTGCCGCACTCTATCAACTTCACAAAGAAGGGTGGATGAAAGGTGATAAAGAGAAAGAAAAAAAGACGGACGGTGCTAAAGAAAAGGGGATCGAAGGCGATAAAGACCGAAAAATGAGGTTGGAACGTATTGAGAAAGATCCACCCCTCAAGAACGGTGAGGTCCGTTTCTTTCCAGGGGGTGGTGGTAAACTCCTCTCAACGGCACCAGACTATATGCGGTTTTGTCAGATGTTGCTCAACGGCGGCGAACTCGAGGGTGTCCGCATATTGAAGCAGGAAACGGTTGAACTGATGTGCTCCCCACATCACGATACTTGGTTCGGACTCGGTTTCGCTATTGTTACCGATAAAAAGGAGTCAACCGACGATAAAGAACCAAAAGGCACGCCGGAATCAACAGGAAGTTACAGTTGGGGCGGTGCCGCTGGTACCACCTTCTGGATTGATCCCGAAAAGGAGTTGATCGGTCTGCTCATGACGCAGATCAGTGATGTCTCCTCTTCCCACGATCAATTTAAGAAACTAACCTATCAGGCACTAACCGAGTGA
- a CDS encoding serine hydrolase, producing MKKLTYISLLLFFIASFAFGQGLPMIVPEEVGVSAKRLKRIRSLLQGYYNSGQVSGFLTVVARRGKIVHFETIGMRDFENSKPIEPDTIFHIYSMSKPITSVAVMMLYEEGHFQLGTPVSRFIPEFENMKVYNEDQTEILDAKKKITIKHLLMHTAGLTYGWGNKPVDTLDREAKIREPGSTLADMVKKLGNIPLVHEPNEKWTYSVSTDVLGYLVEVVSGMPFEEFLQTRLFEPLGMVDTGFSVPPEKRDRLATLYRRTKENGIERTKRAAIPDDEFTFFPSGGGGLVSTAADYMRFSQMLLNGGELDGVRILGKKTVELMRYPHHNNRFGLGFGIVTDRNPPNILESVGNFSWGGAAATTFWIDPQEELVGLLMTQLLNNRYPFRQQFKVLTYQALTE from the coding sequence TTGAAAAAATTAACGTATATATCTTTATTACTTTTCTTCATCGCCTCGTTCGCTTTTGGACAAGGGCTGCCGATGATAGTGCCAGAAGAGGTAGGTGTTTCTGCCAAACGGCTGAAACGCATTCGCTCTCTCCTGCAAGGTTACTACAATTCAGGACAAGTCTCCGGATTCCTAACAGTCGTGGCACGACGCGGGAAGATTGTCCATTTTGAAACCATCGGCATGCGAGATTTTGAAAATAGCAAACCTATTGAACCGGATACGATCTTCCACATCTACTCTATGTCAAAACCCATTACCAGTGTTGCTGTGATGATGCTCTATGAGGAGGGGCATTTTCAACTCGGCACGCCTGTTTCCAGGTTTATCCCTGAGTTTGAGAACATGAAGGTCTACAATGAAGACCAGACCGAAATCTTGGACGCAAAGAAGAAGATAACCATCAAGCATCTTCTCATGCATACTGCTGGACTCACTTACGGTTGGGGCAATAAACCGGTCGATACACTCGATAGGGAGGCAAAAATCCGGGAACCCGGTTCAACCTTGGCGGATATGGTCAAAAAACTCGGGAACATTCCCCTCGTTCACGAACCCAATGAAAAGTGGACCTATAGTGTCTCTACTGATGTGCTTGGTTACCTTGTAGAGGTTGTATCTGGCATGCCTTTTGAGGAATTTCTCCAAACACGGCTCTTTGAACCCCTCGGTATGGTTGACACCGGATTTTCAGTACCCCCTGAGAAACGAGATAGGCTTGCCACACTCTATAGACGCACAAAAGAGAATGGAATTGAACGGACGAAACGAGCTGCGATCCCAGATGATGAATTCACGTTTTTCCCCTCCGGCGGTGGCGGACTCGTCTCAACCGCTGCGGATTATATGCGCTTTTCTCAAATGTTGCTCAACGGTGGTGAACTCGACGGTGTCCGCATATTGGGCAAAAAGACAGTTGAATTGATGCGCTATCCCCATCACAACAATCGGTTTGGACTCGGTTTCGGAATTGTTACTGATAGAAACCCACCGAACATTTTGGAGTCCGTTGGAAATTTCAGTTGGGGCGGTGCTGCCGCTACCACCTTCTGGATTGATCCGCAGGAGGAATTGGTCGGTTTGCTCATGACACAACTCCTCAATAACCGCTACCCTTTCCGACAGCAATTTAAAGTCCTAACCTATCAGGCACTCACCGAATAA